The Brassica napus cultivar Da-Ae chromosome C7, Da-Ae, whole genome shotgun sequence genomic interval TCCCTTTTATTTATCAGCCACATCTTTAATATTTCCCGAGCATCTCAACAAACTTGCAGCCAAAACATCTCATGACACCAATTACCTATATCTCTTAGGCAGCCAACAGAACCATCAAACAAAGAAATTTTCACATTAGAAGCTTTTTCTCATTCCATGATATTTAAACAATCCAAAAATCATCTAAACTAGCCATATGACACGTCATATCTCCAAAAAAGTGGGAAACGTTACCGTCGTTTGTAGCACCAACTCCACAAGCTCTGCAGTTTTGGAGCTGTCACTTGATTAAAGCTTCAACCTTTAACTCACTTCTAACTTGATGTAATAAAACTCACATATAAGACGTGTCTAGGACTTTGACGTCATTAGATTCGTCATTGGAGGACTcagactcttcttcttcatcattagGCTCTCGAACTTGTTCCTTGCTTTTGTGCCATCCGACATAAAGAGAAAGGAGACAACTTGGCAAGCCTGCTTCTTCAAATAAAGTGCAAGTCTGGTATTTGTCAGGATAGTGTTGATAGGATCTGTGTTGGTCGcatgttcttctttctctttacaGGAACATGACTGATGGAGATTGTGAGAAGTTGAGATGAAGCGTAGAGACACCAAGATCTAATCCTtggtgctctgataccataaagaGGAACAAGATTTGTGAAGCTGAAATGTGATTTTattaaatctttctttttttatttttcggttaCAAGATGACTACTTATTTATACTTGATAGGAGGAACCCTAGTGACCTAGACACATATCATCATCCAGTGCTAGTGAGGCCATCACGGGCTGAGAAAGGATTGGACAGTTTGATTTGAAACGCTGGTTTTATCGTATCATTATCTGTCGTTGTTCTGGATGGTATGGTTCTTTTGATTAAGTTATCAGACGACCGTCGTAGCTCGTGCTGATTGGATGAAGACTGTCTTTGTTGGGTTCTGTCTTGGGCTGATGGGCCTAAGCATCATCCTCTGGATACATTTTGGctttacttttttgttctttgGTTAAGGAAACTGGAGTCTGATGCTTACTACAGTTCTCCGTTTCACTTGGCATGTTGGCATGTTTATTGAGCTGTAATAATATATTGGGCCTTAAAAGTTATTATTACTCTTACCAGGCCCATTTAGGAAAGATTTGTTGCGCAATGATAATTAATAAGACAAGAGAGGCTCGTGGAAACAAGAGATGCCCACGAAACTACGAAAGCATGGGTTACATTATTAAGGGAAGCCCATTTAGCTTTTACGGTTAAATGCAAAAAGCATGAGTTCACATTATTGCTTTTTGATAGGTTGcatgagtatttttaataattcatatacaaaaggaaaaaaatgttgCTGGAGTAGATCTGGTAGGCACACGTATCAATTTTAATCAAGTTCCAAAACGAAGAAAAAGCGTGGTCCAATGGTAACACTGATACATACTATTCTTttccaaaatttaatataaaagtaaaacaaGGACGTGGACAAGAGTCTAAAACCACTCGTGGCTTAATCACTGAGAGTCCTATACAATGGACCAACCTGCCAGCTTCTGCTGTtgctataaattttaatttttgtcgcttacaaaaatattttagtgtaaaataaTCTGATAATGTATCATTGTAGTGTTATAATTATCTAGATGGGACTTCAGTTAGGTCTGATCTGATGTAAAAACACGTTAATTCATGTCGTACCATACGAACCGAAGTCTCTAACTGCCACACACGTTGTTTGGACTCCAATCGTCCAAAGCATTGGTTAGTTGATGATCTCTTCGACCAAACTCATTGAGATCACTGAAAGGTAGTTCGTTATGTGTACGTTCTCATACTTATTAACATCGTCTGGTCTCGAGTAGTTTAcactctctgtttttttttaagataaattttgTCGCTTATTAGtaccaaaatattatatataacattgcgtttctttacttttttttttttaataatgttaaatttattcaaagaaaaaattgttttacaCTCTGTGCTGCATTGGTGCAGAGTTCTCTTTATAAAGTTAAgctataaaattatgttttcttatAGCTAATCCTCTCGCATAAAGCTCATGGATGGAAGATTGCATGTTAAGATTTCGTAgtgttttcatatatatacattctaagtatatttttattgtcTTGTTTTTAAAGTACCCTTGAAAATCAAATTCAGAAGATTATAAAACAAACTTTAAGTTATGAAACATAAATCACTATGATGTACGCAATCAATGCACTAAAAAACAAGAGGTAACTTGCTAAACATGATTTTGCACGCAATCCAAGGCGCATCCACGGGACCGTGATATACTTTCTGATGTTTAGTATTTGCAAAAAGACATTGTGTGTGTACATTTTGATGTATAATCAGTCCTGTGTATAATGTGGACATGAGTTTGTACTGTTGTATATACAAACAAACAGAAGAGAGTCACGAGCACCTAGATTCCTGTATAAACGTACTTCGAGGTAAGACAAAATTGTTGACTGGACCCCTTAATGATATATCGTATTTGGGAGAATTTAACCAGACTCGAGACGTACCGTACCGTACTCAAGCGAACCGGACGTAAGAGTcggtttaataattaataatttttcttttgctgATATCAAGGAATATCGAAACAACTTAAATTATTAGAttgttatctgtgaagaaacAGATTAAATTACTAGTGTAAGCTGTATTAGGCAGGAAAGTGGTATGATGGGTGGTtgggaaaaaaataattatgatgtTGCGAAGATTTATTAGAACTTTCATTAATTAACTTAATTAGGCTCACATGTCGCGTATTAATATCTACTGGTTGCCACTCATCTGTCCTAACTGTAATAATTGAATCACCGAATAATCATGCTCCTTCCATTAACTGAAACAAAATGGTTACTTTAGTAACTTCGTAGTTAGTAGGCAAAAAACCTGGATCCGAAAAACCACactgaacccgatccgaaaaagtaatATCGAACCCGAattgaaattgattaaatatccgagtgggttcaaaattttgatatttagagaaccgaaaccACACcggatccgaaccgaagtatttcgggtacccgaTTACATCcgaaattgatttatatacctatatatattaaatatttttagatttaatatatattaagaacatcaaaatatatataaggtacttttaagttgtccaaaatacttatacatatatacaaatagtcaaaagtacaTGTCTAAAATGACTaagtatactcaaaacaccaacaatacttaaaatatctattgattctcaatccaaatattcaaaccaaaccaatttatatgttaattttaggtactttgacatatgctattaaaattatatgtaatatattgttttgtttatagattttaagaaatttaaagtatataatgaattttaaaattttaaaaataatttagatgGATTATCCGAacctgaaccgaacccgcaaaaattcgaaccgaatccgaaccgaaatttagaaatacccgaatggaaCTGAAATTTttgaacccgaaaacccgaaaacccgaaacccgaatagacccgaaccgaatccgaatagGTACCCGAACGCACACTCCTAGTTAATATTGTATACTCTAAAGCCATACTAGATGTTTTCTTATTTATAGGATGTTGATTCCGGTTAGGGAAAGGTTACAAAGATCCCATCATTTGTTGTAATTGAGATCGGACGGTGGATTATGATTTGTAGGGCTGAACATTTTATtcgttaaatttgatttgatttgttattCGTCTCGATTCGATCCGAAATTTTTGGATATCCGTAGACTTCCGAAAcaaagcaaatactaaaaatcaatatccgttaaaatcgaagcaaatcacaaatatcaaaattttaagaagCGGATATCCGCTCCAATCcggaaatatataaatacatgtacatgttattatatttaatattttaaatgtataagtttatataattattattatcatatgatttgacaaattctattcacattattacttatgtaaaagtattacatgaaaaagaagagaaagaaatttataaaacaattataattttttttcttaagttttgtgttattataattgttaactaagtttaaaatttacaaaatatgtagtttcactatttcttttagtttttattttatatattatgcaaaaaaaaatgttaaaaaaataaatttgtattaaatttttaagattatttgtattaattaaagtggatgagatatccgtaagtattcgtaaatatccgtaaatatctatttatttccAGATATCCGTATTTTTCCGAAGCAAAAcaaatcgaaaaattagatatccATAATATACGAAGAAAATCACAAATACTTTCAGAAaaccggatatccgatccgtgtcGAGCCCTAATGGTTTGGAGTTTGCTTTTTAGCTTTTGTCTTTTGCAGATGAGATCTGATTCGGTATCGGAAATAAAGAGATCTAATAAATTGCACGTTAAGACACATGGGTCATAATCCCAGAAGCTGTGCTTAGATCCAAATCTAAGCATTGTGAGTGTTCTCACTGTAGCTTCGGTTACATTTGTATCCCCATGACCCCATATACCAACATAAAACTGTCCTAGCTAGTTTCGTATGCGtataaataaatcattattttgcGGTAAAGGACAATGAAATAATTTTCCTTCAAAATGCTTAAGTTAACTGTTTTCACTCGTAGCATCTATTAGATTCGTATTGAAATTCATTCAGAAATGTGTGTATCCTTTTCagaatttttggatttttttttctctttagtgAATTTGTATTCGCTAAGCTCGTTGGTGATTGTGATATTGATATACACATAAGACACACTGCCTTCGTGAGTCATGACCCACTCGGTAGTCGTTTCCAATGGTAAATCATCTCGTAAAGCATAATAAGATTTAAAGATTCGAATGCGTATGTGGAAACCAATGTAACTTACAAACCAAATATATTAGGAGTATAATAAGAAAACGAATTTGATTTTACATAAGTACACCACCAAACTTTCGGACAGCACAACAAATAGTCTTCCACTATTATAAGTTAGAAAGGCTATAGTCTTAATGGTTTTCGAACGTCAAACATCATTATTATTTTCTGAACCACATAGCATGTTTTTTTGAAAGCAAAAATAAACTCTTTATCCACCACATAGCATGTTGATTCTATCAAACCTATAAACCATCATTTTAGTCTCAGAGAAGTTCACAGTAAAAATCAGATAAATGGACGATAATGCTCTCGAGATAACAGAGCTGTAATGGTAAATATGTTTAGTAAGAATTAATGGAATAGTAAGAATGgaatatagaaaaaataaaataaataaattccaTCATGAAAGAATTTCTTtgcattttgtttatttatttatggacTTGATGGAGTgactattttttctattttaaataaatggTAAAAATCTTTTGAAATCAGTGGAATACCTCATTCCTAATCTTAAAAATAAGTTCCATTCATACTCTTGAAAAATAGATTCCATTCTAATAGATTTCATATCATTACAACCTTTGAAAAAACATATACTTTGTAATTactaatagtatattttaattaatgtaaacATAGGTACACTTAGGTGAACAAGAAGTCTTAAGACATTAAAATTGACAGAGACAAAGTAAATCAAAGGGGATAGCTAATCTAAGAGACAAAAGTAATCAGTTTGAAATCAGAAGAGTGGAAAACAACAGCCTAAAATGATTTATTCGTACGCATGATTTATACTATCTCCTCTTTCTTTCTCTACTCGTCTATATAAAACCTTATCTCAGCTCCACCTTCCGTCTTCGCTTCACAAGAGAGAGACcataaaaatatgtcttcttcgtTTCTCTCCTTCACTGCTTCCTTCTTTCTCTTTATCCTTTATCTTCTGGGTTCTTCCCAAGTTTCCGATGGAGCTCAACAGGCAACATACATCGTTCACATGGCCAAATCTCAGATGCCATCAAGCTACGACCTCCACTCTCTCTGGTACGACTCCTCTCTCAGATCCGTCTCAGAGTCCGCTCAACTGCTCTACACCTACAACAACGCGATTCACGGATTCTCCACTCGCCTAACTCCGGAGGAGGCCGACTCGCTCATGACTCAGCCGGGCGTCATCTCTGTTCTCCCCGAGCACCGTTACGAGTTACACACGACTCGGTCCCCGCTCTTCCTCGGCCTCGACGAACACAACAACGCAGATCTCTTCCCTCAAACCGGCGCATCCAGCGACGTCGTCGTCGGGGTTCTCGACACCGGAGTTTGGCCAGAGAGCAAAAGCTTCTCCGACAAAGGCTTCGGTCCGGTTCCGTCCACGTGGAAAGGCGGGTGCGAGGCTGGGACTAACTTCACCGCCTCCCTCTGTAACCGGAAACTAATCGGAGCTAGATTCTTCGCTCGGGGATACGAAGCCACGATGGGACCAGTCGACGAATCCAAAGAATCAAGATCTCCTAGGGACGACGACGGTCACGGAACGCACACGTCATCAACGGCGGCTGGATCCGTGGTGGAAGGAGCTAGCCTCCTAGGCTTCGCTAGCGGAACAGCTCGCGGGATGGATCCACGCGCTCGTGTGGCGGTTTACAAAGTTTGTTGGTTAGGCGGTTGTTTCAGTTCAGATATTCTAGCTGCGATTGATAAAGCTATCGAGGATAACGTTAACGTTTTGTCTATGTCTCTCGGCGGTGGGATGTCTGATTATTATAGAGACGGTGTAGCTATTGGAGCGTTCGCGGCTATGGAGAGAGGTATATTCGTCTCGTGCTCTGCTGGTAACGCTGGTCCAAGCCCTTTCAGTTTATCGAACGTAGCTCCATGGATCACCACGGTTGGTGCTGGTACGTTGGATCGTGATTTTCCGGCGATTGCGATTCTAGGCAACGGGAAGAATTTCAGTGGAGTTTCTTTATTTAAAGGAGTTGCTCTTCCGGATAAGCTGTTACCGTTTATTTACGCTGGGAATGCTAGTAACGCTACTAACGGGAATCTATGTATGACGGGGACTCTGATTCCGGAGAAGGTGAAGGGGAAGATTGTTATGTGCGATAGAGGAGTGAACGCTAGGGTTCAGAAAGGGGATGTGGTGAAAGCTGCTGGTGGAGTAGGTATGATCCTGGCCAATACGGCGGCTAACGGAGAGGAGCTTGTGGCGGATGCTCATATGTTACCTGCGACTACAGTAGGAGAGAAAGCTGGTGATATTATCAGGCGCTACGTCTTGACAGATCCGAATCCAACAGCTTCGGTTTTGATCCAAGGTACCGTGGTTAACGTCCAGCCGTCTCCCGTGGTTGCGGCGTTCAGCTCGCGAGGGCCTAATTCGATTACTCCCAACATTCTCAAACCTGATTTGATCGCGCCGGGAGTCAACATCCTCGCCGCGTGGACCGGAGCCGCGGGACCTACTGGACTTCCTTCCGATCCTCGCCGCGTGGAATTCAACATCATCTCGGGGACGTCCATGTCTTGCCCTCACGTCAGCGGTTTAGCGGCTCTTCTCAAGTCGGCGCATCCGGAGTGGAGTCCCGCGGCGATTAGATCGGCGCTCATGACCACCGCGTACAGATCCTACAAAGACGGGAAACCGATCCTCGACATCGCTACGGGGAAGCCTTCGACGCCGTTTGATCACGGTGCAGGATACGTGTCGCCGACGATCGCCACCAATCCAGGACTTGTGTACGATCTAACGACGGTGGATTACTTAGGCTTCCTCTGCGCGTTGAACTACACGTCGTCGCAGATCAGAAGCGTTTCGAGACGCAATTTCACTTGCGATCCCACCAAGACGTACTCCATCGCTGATCTTAACTACCCTTCCTTCGCCGTTAACGTTGACGGATCAGGAGCTTACAAGTACACGCGCACTGTCACGAGCGTTGGAGGAGCTGGGTCCTACAAGGTTGAAGTCACTTCGGAGAGTACAGCAGTCAAGATTTCGGTTGCACCGGCGGTTTTGAATTTCAAAGAAGTTAACGAGAAGAAATCGTATACAGTGACGTTTACCGTGGACTCCTCTAAGGCGTCTGGATCTAACAGCTTCGGGAGCATTGAATGGTCAGATGGGAAACACGTGGTGGCCAGTCCCGTGGCGATTACCTGGACATAGTGGTTAATGGGCTTTTAATGGAAGAAGAAAGTCACAGATGTTGTGTGCCGTTTGTTATAAGAGCTTTGTTTAGTAAACAACGGCACGCAGTCTTGGCTTATCTAGTTTGCTTTTGGAACTCTTGTCGTTGTGTTTTCTCTTTTGCTATTTGAAGAAAGAAATCTTCTCCGGTCACAAGGATAGCTGGGTTGGGTCTTTTATTAGCTGTTTTATCATGTGACTTgaatatttaaatgaaaagtaaaatgGTTGGACTTTTTAGCTGTTAATGTGTCTAGTCTGATTTTCTTGGCCGTGACATCTTGTAGAAACCTAAAATTACTATATATGTTTCCGAGATGATGGCAATCATCCTAGGCTGGTATGGTTATAGAGTTCATAATTGtatagaagaaaaacaaaatcatgaTTAGATTTTTGTTGATTCATGGCCTTTAAGGACGGTATAGCTTAATGGGTTTTAGTATGCTGGGCCCATTAGGAGGTGGCATGTTTAAACTTCTATGGATCTTTTGGTTTATGTATTCTGCTTCTCCAGGAAAATTAAATTCTACAACACATGATTACGAATTTTAATCCCCACCGTTCCTAAAGTCAACGATTTCGGCAGATGATTACATACTGCACAAGTCCATTTCGTATCATGCCTTCCATGGCCAATCTTGATTCACGTTGCATGATTGTAAACCTCTCTTAAATTTTACAACCAAATTTTAGGCGTACATACAAGACTATAGATATCCACATGCACGAACCAAATATTcattaacatataatatataatcttatcgcattctttaatatatatatgtgtatagtTCAAGTTTGCCAATGTATTTTATGAAATTACATGCCAGCTTTTTGACGTGATAAatatactattaaatatatagcAAAGGCTTCTTGATAGAAAACTACCACCATAATTAATCATCGTTTTTTAACCagggttcttaactcatgatttaacattttttttttacatttttcggcTAATAGACGGTTCTTATATCTCTTaagctttttttagttaaaatctaagaaaaattaagaaccaTCTCTTATGCGAAACTAATAACACCAGTTAATAGATCAGGTTAATCATAGTCCGGTCAAAGTTCCTCCAGTGTATGATAACAATGTGATTTGATGAGGTTGAAAatgtaaatttaataataaaaagaaaagtataAACGACAATGAATACGTCGTTTCTTGCGGACCTTAATTCATACAGCACAAAACAATCTCACAAGCCCACGCATGAGTCACAAACAACGAA includes:
- the LOC106390308 gene encoding subtilisin-like protease SBT1.7, which codes for MSSSFLSFTASFFLFILYLLGSSQVSDGAQQATYIVHMAKSQMPSSYDLHSLWYDSSLRSVSESAQLLYTYNNAIHGFSTRLTPEEADSLMTQPGVISVLPEHRYELHTTRSPLFLGLDEHNNADLFPQTGASSDVVVGVLDTGVWPESKSFSDKGFGPVPSTWKGGCEAGTNFTASLCNRKLIGARFFARGYEATMGPVDESKESRSPRDDDGHGTHTSSTAAGSVVEGASLLGFASGTARGMDPRARVAVYKVCWLGGCFSSDILAAIDKAIEDNVNVLSMSLGGGMSDYYRDGVAIGAFAAMERGIFVSCSAGNAGPSPFSLSNVAPWITTVGAGTLDRDFPAIAILGNGKNFSGVSLFKGVALPDKLLPFIYAGNASNATNGNLCMTGTLIPEKVKGKIVMCDRGVNARVQKGDVVKAAGGVGMILANTAANGEELVADAHMLPATTVGEKAGDIIRRYVLTDPNPTASVLIQGTVVNVQPSPVVAAFSSRGPNSITPNILKPDLIAPGVNILAAWTGAAGPTGLPSDPRRVEFNIISGTSMSCPHVSGLAALLKSAHPEWSPAAIRSALMTTAYRSYKDGKPILDIATGKPSTPFDHGAGYVSPTIATNPGLVYDLTTVDYLGFLCALNYTSSQIRSVSRRNFTCDPTKTYSIADLNYPSFAVNVDGSGAYKYTRTVTSVGGAGSYKVEVTSESTAVKISVAPAVLNFKEVNEKKSYTVTFTVDSSKASGSNSFGSIEWSDGKHVVASPVAITWT